The proteins below are encoded in one region of Paraburkholderia phenazinium:
- a CDS encoding A24 family peptidase, whose product MDTFAFPTGLCVFALVIAAAGFDLHSRRIPNKLVLLGLIVAVPVQWIAHGGTAGLWLGLQGLAAGIAVMLPFYMLRAFGAGDAKLMGAIGAFVGPSNVLLVALATFLVGGVWALLLVVQRRQLSQAGNSLFLMCTNFAHHKTQAAQETSLGRLPYGVAIALGTTATMLLLH is encoded by the coding sequence ATGGACACTTTCGCGTTTCCAACCGGGCTGTGTGTCTTCGCTCTGGTGATCGCAGCCGCCGGTTTCGACCTGCATTCGCGGCGCATCCCCAACAAGCTGGTCCTGCTCGGGTTGATCGTGGCGGTGCCGGTGCAGTGGATCGCACATGGCGGGACAGCGGGACTCTGGCTTGGGCTGCAAGGACTCGCCGCTGGTATCGCGGTAATGCTGCCGTTCTACATGCTGCGCGCCTTTGGCGCGGGCGACGCGAAGCTGATGGGCGCAATCGGCGCCTTCGTCGGACCTTCGAACGTGTTGCTGGTTGCGCTGGCGACCTTCCTGGTGGGTGGCGTCTGGGCACTCCTCCTGGTCGTGCAACGGCGACAGTTGAGCCAGGCGGGCAACAGCCTGTTCCTGATGTGTACCAATTTCGCGCACCACAAGACACAAGCCGCGCAGGAAACCTCGCTCGGACGACTGCCCTACGGCGTCGCGATTGCGCTGGGCACGACGGCAACAATGTTACTGCTGCACTAA
- the cpaB gene encoding Flp pilus assembly protein CpaB: MKNMRALAMLTVATVAALAAVLFASRWMQTQTAPSTKVVVALNDISLGQRLTPEYLKLVDWPADSIPAGAFTDPQKLDGRVLKASAQRGEPLLDSKLAPVGTLGGLSAVIGEGKRAITVRVNDVIGVAGFALPGNYVDIIVNTQKDSTAAANDTQDRNISKIVLEKILVLAVAQEVGRDDTKPRVVNAVTLEVSPDQAEKIDLARSVGTLSLVLRNQVDTAEDTTGGATKVSLLKEPIAVAAPKSEVKTVRIVQRVAAHVSGNCIRVITGTQNGQECF; the protein is encoded by the coding sequence ATGAAAAATATGAGAGCACTGGCGATGCTGACCGTCGCGACCGTCGCCGCACTGGCGGCCGTGCTGTTCGCGTCGCGCTGGATGCAAACCCAGACGGCCCCGTCGACCAAGGTGGTCGTCGCCCTCAACGACATCAGCCTCGGACAACGTCTGACGCCCGAATATCTCAAACTGGTCGACTGGCCCGCCGACAGCATTCCGGCAGGCGCCTTCACCGACCCGCAGAAGCTCGATGGCCGCGTACTGAAAGCCAGCGCGCAACGCGGCGAACCGCTGCTCGATTCCAAGCTCGCGCCGGTCGGCACGCTGGGCGGACTCTCGGCGGTGATCGGCGAAGGCAAACGGGCAATTACCGTTCGCGTGAACGACGTGATCGGCGTGGCCGGTTTCGCGCTGCCTGGCAACTACGTGGACATCATCGTCAATACGCAGAAGGACAGCACGGCCGCAGCGAACGATACGCAGGACCGCAACATCTCGAAGATCGTTCTGGAAAAGATTCTCGTGCTGGCCGTCGCGCAGGAAGTCGGACGCGACGACACCAAGCCGCGCGTCGTCAACGCCGTGACGCTCGAAGTCTCACCGGACCAGGCGGAGAAGATCGACCTGGCACGCAGCGTCGGCACCCTTTCGCTGGTGCTGCGCAATCAGGTAGACACCGCTGAGGACACGACCGGTGGAGCCACCAAGGTTTCGCTGCTGAAGGAACCCATCGCGGTGGCTGCACCGAAGTCCGAAGTGAAGACCGTGCGCATCGTCCAGCGAGTGGCAGCGCATGTGTCCGGCAACTGTATCCGGGTGATCACGGGCACGCAGAACGGCCAGGAATGCTTTTGA
- a CDS encoding type II and III secretion system protein family protein translates to MNHHHDGAKRCSKQDQRHRATTRHLGRITLVALACLTLCSAQVEAQSAGSDTARPLTLAANGVNVTIGVSHPAPAAEAGQPKGLNCTGEVRDHSTVNVPVGKSTMVNLPESVRTRTVGNPNIVQAMLVSPQTLYVLGTDIGATNMIVQGRSGSCSVIDVVVGVDPSGLQATLASLMPEEHDVRVSAAADSLVLSGTVSDGMKAQRVVEIANAFLQRETQAVVQAAPANGASGAAAPAGSGSSAGGQRDLAYKNLRIINMLSVAAPQQVMLEVKVAEVSKTLIDEFGAQANLNGSIGSWSFGLLANFLSGGAGQAAAIKSNKLPFGLALDAQKSDQLVKILAEPNLMAISGQQASFLAGGKIFIPVAQTANGTTTITLQEEDYGVGLTFMPTVLDGGRINLMVAPEVSELSPTGATVTSSSGNTTSVLPLITTRRASTTLQVMDGQSFAIGGLIKNNVTGTINALPGAGEVPVLGALFRSTNFQQDRTELVFVVTPHLVKPLPANYTLPTDRFGDVSEAGVILTGNMEGKVHAAAPAAGAPQAALPAAGTGTGTAAGSNATAIAPAPSGAPATPAAPAVTTPIAVTAPVASALPEPVPDHGVTMPVASAKAP, encoded by the coding sequence ATGAACCACCATCACGACGGCGCAAAGCGCTGCAGCAAGCAGGACCAGCGGCACCGCGCGACCACGCGCCACCTTGGACGGATCACGCTGGTCGCACTGGCCTGCCTGACCCTGTGCAGCGCGCAGGTCGAGGCGCAATCGGCAGGCTCGGATACCGCCAGGCCGCTCACGCTCGCCGCGAACGGCGTCAACGTGACGATCGGCGTGAGCCACCCCGCCCCAGCCGCAGAAGCCGGTCAACCCAAAGGCCTGAACTGCACGGGCGAAGTGCGCGACCACAGCACCGTCAACGTGCCCGTCGGCAAGTCGACGATGGTCAACCTGCCCGAATCCGTCCGTACCCGTACCGTCGGCAATCCGAACATCGTCCAGGCCATGCTGGTCTCGCCGCAGACGCTGTACGTGCTCGGCACGGACATCGGTGCGACCAACATGATCGTGCAGGGCCGCAGCGGCTCCTGCAGCGTGATCGACGTGGTGGTCGGCGTCGACCCGAGTGGTTTGCAAGCCACCCTCGCCTCCCTGATGCCGGAAGAGCACGACGTGCGCGTCAGCGCCGCGGCCGACAGCCTCGTACTGAGCGGCACCGTATCCGACGGCATGAAGGCGCAGCGCGTCGTCGAAATTGCTAACGCCTTCCTGCAGCGCGAGACCCAGGCGGTCGTGCAGGCCGCGCCGGCGAACGGCGCATCCGGTGCCGCCGCTCCGGCCGGCAGTGGCTCGAGCGCGGGCGGTCAGCGCGATCTGGCATACAAGAACCTGCGCATCATCAATATGTTGTCGGTGGCTGCACCGCAGCAGGTGATGCTGGAGGTGAAGGTCGCGGAAGTGTCGAAGACGCTGATAGATGAATTCGGTGCGCAAGCCAACCTCAACGGCAGCATCGGCAGCTGGTCGTTCGGTCTCCTTGCCAACTTCCTGAGCGGCGGCGCGGGCCAGGCTGCAGCGATCAAGTCCAACAAGCTGCCATTCGGCCTCGCGCTCGACGCACAAAAGAGCGACCAGCTCGTCAAGATCCTCGCCGAACCGAACCTGATGGCGATCAGCGGTCAGCAGGCCAGCTTCCTCGCCGGCGGCAAGATCTTCATCCCCGTCGCCCAGACCGCCAACGGTACGACGACGATCACGCTCCAGGAAGAAGACTACGGCGTGGGCCTGACCTTCATGCCCACCGTACTCGACGGCGGCCGCATCAACCTGATGGTGGCGCCTGAAGTGTCCGAACTGTCGCCGACCGGTGCCACGGTTACCTCGTCGAGCGGCAACACGACCTCCGTGCTGCCCCTCATCACGACGCGCCGCGCCTCCACTACCCTGCAGGTGATGGACGGCCAGAGCTTCGCGATTGGCGGGCTGATCAAGAACAACGTCACGGGCACCATCAACGCACTGCCGGGCGCCGGTGAAGTCCCAGTGCTGGGTGCACTGTTCCGTAGCACGAACTTCCAGCAGGACCGCACGGAGCTGGTGTTCGTCGTGACGCCACACCTTGTCAAGCCGCTGCCGGCCAACTACACACTGCCTACCGACCGCTTCGGCGACGTCAGCGAAGCTGGTGTGATCCTGACCGGCAACATGGAAGGCAAGGTGCACGCAGCGGCACCGGCTGCGGGCGCACCGCAAGCCGCGCTGCCGGCGGCAGGAACGGGCACAGGCACGGCAGCGGGCTCGAACGCAACGGCAATCGCTCCGGCACCCTCCGGCGCTCCGGCCACCCCCGCTGCGCCGGCGGTCACGACCCCGATTGCGGTCACGGCTCCCGTCGCCTCGGCACTGCCCGAACCCGTACCCGATCACGGCGTGACGATGCCGGTCGCCAGCGCGAAAGCGCCCTGA
- a CDS encoding AAA family ATPase — MINILLVSSDPGRTQQIAAVIAASGIGHQLKTVATGLQQICADKDTLHATALLIFDGYHLTQDDLSAFEKLSSRHRELACTLVTPSPSHDVLIQAMHAGVRNVAPWPIDQDSFVADLQRVAARRAETDHRQGQVLSFVSCKGGSGTTFLAVNLGYALATLRDKRVLFVDLNQQFADAAHLVCDKNPPATIADVCAQIDRLDASFFDACLTHAYPNFDVLAGAGDPVKAGDVKLPHLERIVALIRHQYDFVIFDVGQSVNPVSIFALDHSDLIFPVVQSSVPHLRAGQRLLHLFQSLGYPADRVRVLINRHDKRGHIALKAVEDVLGVKASKLLPNDSSAVIDSVNQGMPVLKQHKNSAISKSLAELADSLAPAPKAASGAVLTRLFRSKARIQHSPA, encoded by the coding sequence ATGATCAACATCCTGTTAGTTTCATCGGACCCTGGGCGTACCCAGCAGATCGCCGCAGTGATCGCCGCGAGCGGTATCGGACATCAGCTCAAGACGGTGGCGACCGGCCTGCAGCAGATCTGCGCCGACAAGGACACCCTGCACGCCACCGCTCTGTTGATCTTCGACGGCTATCACCTCACGCAGGACGATCTGTCCGCGTTCGAAAAGCTTTCGAGCCGTCATCGCGAACTGGCCTGCACGCTGGTCACGCCGTCGCCTTCGCACGATGTGCTGATCCAGGCGATGCACGCCGGCGTGCGTAACGTTGCGCCGTGGCCGATCGATCAGGACAGCTTCGTGGCCGACCTCCAGCGCGTGGCGGCACGCCGCGCCGAGACCGATCATCGCCAGGGTCAGGTGCTTTCGTTCGTGTCATGCAAGGGTGGCAGCGGCACCACGTTTCTCGCCGTCAACCTCGGCTATGCCCTCGCGACGCTGCGCGACAAGCGTGTGCTGTTCGTGGATCTGAATCAGCAGTTCGCCGATGCCGCGCATCTGGTCTGCGACAAGAATCCGCCCGCCACCATCGCCGATGTCTGCGCGCAGATCGATCGTCTGGATGCCTCGTTCTTCGATGCCTGCCTGACGCATGCGTATCCGAACTTCGATGTGCTGGCCGGCGCGGGCGATCCCGTCAAGGCTGGCGACGTCAAGCTCCCGCACCTCGAACGGATCGTCGCGCTGATTCGCCATCAGTACGACTTCGTGATCTTCGACGTGGGTCAGAGCGTCAACCCGGTCTCGATCTTCGCACTCGATCACAGCGACCTGATTTTTCCAGTGGTGCAGTCGAGCGTGCCGCATCTGCGCGCCGGACAACGCCTCCTGCATCTGTTCCAGTCGCTAGGTTATCCGGCCGATCGCGTACGCGTGCTCATCAACCGGCACGACAAGCGCGGCCATATCGCCCTCAAAGCCGTCGAAGACGTACTGGGCGTGAAGGCGTCGAAGCTGCTGCCGAACGATTCGAGCGCGGTGATCGATTCCGTCAATCAGGGCATGCCGGTGCTCAAGCAGCACAAGAACAGCGCGATCTCGAAAAGCCTTGCCGAACTGGCCGACAGCCTCGCACCGGCACCCAAGGCAGCGAGCGGTGCCGTACTGACGCGGCTGTTCCGCTCGAAGGCGCGCATCCAGCACAGCCCGGCCTGA
- a CDS encoding CpaF family protein, with product MSLREHLFRQAAEAQIEPTLALVDVNALAEPPVVRSAPSAAETAPTGGMARRAYQQLKMEIHEAIIERVELEKLQHLSPEQVGRELAQLVGKLIEEGNILMNDVERRALVQDVKDEMLGLGPLEPLLKDPTISDILVNTAHHVYVERRGKLEVTDVQFYDNAHLMKVIEKIVSRVGRRIDESTPMVDARLADGSRINAIIPPSAIDGPLLSIRRFAANPLKVQDLINYQSFTTPMVQLLEALIKAKINVLISGGTGSGKTTMLNLLSGFIPTDERIVTIEDAAELQLRQDHVLRLETRPPNIEGKGEISQRSLVKNALRMRPDRIILGEVRGAEALDMLHAMNTGHEGSMATIHANTPRDAVTRLENMVSMAGLALPPKAMRQQIASAITVIVQASRLTDGRRKLMSIQEITGMEGDTINMQEIFTFKRTGLDSEGRIKGYFCATGVRPQFSERLQAFGVNVPDHIYDPQKRYEV from the coding sequence ATGTCATTACGCGAACACCTCTTCAGACAAGCTGCCGAAGCGCAGATCGAGCCGACGTTGGCTCTCGTGGACGTGAACGCGCTCGCGGAGCCGCCTGTGGTGCGCAGCGCACCGTCCGCCGCTGAAACGGCTCCGACCGGCGGCATGGCACGCCGTGCGTATCAGCAGCTCAAGATGGAGATCCACGAGGCGATCATTGAGCGCGTGGAACTCGAGAAGCTGCAGCATCTTTCGCCGGAACAGGTAGGACGCGAGCTGGCGCAACTGGTGGGCAAGCTGATCGAAGAAGGCAACATCCTGATGAACGACGTCGAACGGCGTGCGCTCGTGCAGGACGTGAAGGACGAGATGCTCGGACTCGGGCCGCTCGAACCGTTGCTGAAAGACCCCACCATCTCGGACATTCTCGTCAACACTGCACATCACGTGTACGTGGAGCGGCGCGGCAAGCTCGAGGTCACCGACGTCCAGTTCTACGACAACGCGCACCTGATGAAAGTGATCGAAAAGATCGTCTCGCGGGTGGGCCGGCGTATCGACGAATCGACGCCGATGGTCGATGCCCGTCTCGCCGACGGCTCGCGCATCAACGCCATCATCCCGCCTTCGGCGATCGACGGGCCGCTGCTCTCCATCCGCCGTTTCGCGGCCAATCCGCTGAAGGTGCAGGACCTGATCAATTATCAGAGCTTCACCACGCCGATGGTGCAGCTGCTCGAAGCGCTCATCAAGGCGAAGATCAACGTACTGATTTCGGGCGGCACCGGCAGCGGCAAGACGACGATGCTGAACCTGCTGTCAGGTTTCATTCCGACCGACGAGCGGATCGTCACCATCGAAGACGCCGCCGAATTGCAGTTGCGCCAAGATCACGTGCTGCGCCTCGAAACGCGCCCGCCGAACATCGAAGGCAAGGGTGAAATCAGCCAGCGCTCGCTGGTGAAGAACGCCCTGCGGATGCGCCCGGACCGCATTATCCTCGGCGAAGTGCGCGGCGCCGAAGCGCTCGACATGCTGCATGCTATGAACACCGGCCACGAAGGCTCGATGGCGACCATCCACGCCAACACACCGCGCGACGCTGTCACCCGCCTCGAAAACATGGTCAGCATGGCGGGCCTCGCGCTGCCGCCGAAGGCCATGCGTCAGCAGATCGCTTCGGCGATCACGGTGATCGTGCAGGCTTCGCGCCTGACCGACGGCCGCCGCAAGCTGATGAGCATTCAGGAGATCACCGGCATGGAAGGCGACACGATCAACATGCAGGAGATCTTCACCTTCAAGCGCACCGGACTCGACAGCGAAGGCCGCATCAAGGGCTACTTTTGCGCGACCGGTGTACGACCACAGTTCAGCGAGCGCCTGCAGGCGTTCGGCGTGAACGTGCCCGACCATATCTACGATCCGCAAAAGCGCTATGAAGTCTGA
- a CDS encoding type II secretion system F family protein produces MNRLFLGFAVLLFIAVVLLIEAGYLWWNSNHGPVVKRLDQRIRAMSAGGQISSGSMSILKARMLSDSPALTQLLLKLPRVHSIDRLLMQSGRDWSVARFLAYTLALPVVALLAAALFGLPAMITLPLVAVFALLPLGLVSRSRSKRIAQLETQLPEAADLISRSLRAGHSFPSSLGMVAEELPNPLGGEFRITFDEISYGVAMNDALKNMVTRVPVMDLRYFVIAVLIQREAGGNLSEILDNISQIIRERMKLLSKVKVLSAEGRLSAWILGVLPFALAGVIMLINPEFFMGLIQDSIGVKMICTSLVSMLLGIVWMRKIVRIHV; encoded by the coding sequence ATGAACAGGTTATTTCTGGGCTTTGCAGTGTTGCTGTTTATCGCCGTAGTGCTGCTGATCGAAGCGGGCTATCTCTGGTGGAACAGCAACCACGGCCCGGTCGTCAAGCGGCTGGACCAGCGCATTCGCGCGATGTCGGCAGGCGGCCAGATCAGTTCAGGTTCGATGTCGATCCTGAAGGCGCGCATGCTGAGCGATTCGCCAGCCTTGACGCAACTGCTCCTGAAACTTCCGCGCGTCCATTCGATCGACCGTCTGCTGATGCAGTCGGGCCGCGACTGGTCGGTGGCACGGTTTCTCGCCTACACCCTCGCGCTGCCGGTGGTGGCGCTGCTCGCTGCGGCCCTCTTCGGCCTGCCAGCCATGATCACGTTGCCCCTGGTGGCCGTGTTCGCGCTGCTGCCGCTCGGCCTTGTTTCCCGCAGCCGCAGCAAGCGCATCGCCCAGCTCGAAACGCAACTGCCCGAAGCAGCGGATCTGATCAGCCGCTCGCTGCGCGCCGGTCACTCGTTTCCGAGTTCGCTCGGCATGGTGGCCGAGGAGTTGCCCAATCCGCTCGGCGGCGAATTTCGCATCACCTTCGACGAAATCAGCTACGGGGTCGCCATGAACGATGCCCTGAAGAACATGGTGACGCGCGTGCCGGTGATGGACCTGCGCTACTTCGTGATCGCGGTGCTGATCCAGCGCGAGGCAGGCGGCAATCTCTCGGAGATTCTCGACAACATCAGCCAGATCATCCGCGAGCGCATGAAGCTGCTCAGCAAGGTGAAGGTGTTGTCGGCCGAAGGGCGCCTGTCGGCATGGATTCTCGGTGTGCTGCCGTTTGCGCTCGCCGGCGTGATCATGCTGATCAACCCGGAGTTTTTCATGGGACTGATCCAGGATTCGATCGGCGTGAAGATGATCTGTACGTCGCTCGTCAGCATGCTGCTGGGCATTGTCTGGATGCGCAAGATCGTCCGGATTCACGTCTAG
- a CDS encoding type II secretion system F family protein, with translation MNTMQLMLLGATFVIVFGAALGAMIITRPNVLQRRLDAIGAGAAGLGERSTVAAGASGDERPQWKETIAKASAHVAKLSLPTEGWDKSVLRTRFMNAGWRSASAPAVYFAAKTVLALSLPLIALLMLSSLPGGISNSLLMVAALLMLLATLGYYLPNVVLSRQIDRRQQDIFENLPDALDLMTVCVEAGLGVDAAMLRVADEIHVKSQVMSDEFSLVLLELRAGSSREKALRNLAMRTGVADVETLVGMLVQAERFGTSVGAALRVHTDMLRTKRRHLAEERAAKVALKLLFPLMFFIFPALLIVLLGPAVIQIYRVMLPTVSGIGG, from the coding sequence ATGAACACAATGCAGCTCATGTTGTTGGGCGCGACCTTCGTCATCGTCTTCGGCGCAGCGCTGGGCGCGATGATTATCACGCGTCCCAATGTCCTGCAGCGGCGTCTGGACGCGATCGGCGCCGGGGCCGCCGGACTCGGCGAACGGTCCACAGTCGCTGCCGGCGCGTCAGGCGATGAGCGCCCGCAATGGAAGGAGACGATTGCCAAGGCCTCGGCGCACGTGGCGAAGCTCTCTCTGCCGACCGAAGGCTGGGACAAGTCGGTGCTGCGCACGCGCTTCATGAACGCCGGCTGGCGCAGCGCCTCGGCGCCGGCTGTCTATTTCGCCGCCAAGACGGTTCTGGCGCTCAGCCTGCCGCTGATCGCCCTGCTGATGCTGAGCAGCCTGCCCGGCGGCATCTCGAACAGCCTGCTCATGGTCGCCGCCCTGCTGATGCTGCTGGCGACACTCGGCTACTACCTGCCAAACGTCGTGCTGAGCCGGCAGATCGACCGGCGTCAGCAGGACATCTTCGAGAACCTGCCCGATGCGCTCGACCTGATGACGGTCTGCGTCGAAGCTGGTCTTGGCGTCGACGCGGCCATGCTGCGCGTTGCCGATGAGATCCACGTCAAGAGCCAGGTGATGAGTGACGAATTCTCGCTCGTGCTGCTGGAACTGCGCGCCGGTTCGAGCCGCGAGAAGGCGCTGCGCAATCTCGCCATGCGCACCGGCGTAGCCGATGTGGAAACACTGGTGGGAATGCTGGTGCAGGCCGAGCGATTCGGCACCAGCGTCGGCGCTGCGCTGCGCGTGCACACCGACATGCTGCGCACCAAGCGCCGCCACCTTGCTGAAGAGCGCGCCGCGAAAGTCGCGCTAAAGCTGCTGTTTCCGCTGATGTTCTTCATCTTCCCGGCGCTCCTGATCGTGCTGCTCGGACCGGCCGTGATCCAGATCTACCGCGTGATGTTGCCGACTGTAAGCGGAATCGGCGGATGA
- a CDS encoding TadE/TadG family type IV pilus assembly protein — protein MTRRSRKGQAGSTVVEFAIIAPLLLFVICMIIDLGLMFWVNLTMQYAVHEGARYAVTGQDNLDPNTANQQRYLAVIQDIESSSMGLYSLVNPTISVTVNGTPATYGANMFGGPGDLVVLQLNCNWSLLTPLIAPFFSKGVYSFSVAATMRNEGF, from the coding sequence ATGACCCGACGCTCCCGCAAGGGACAGGCCGGCTCGACCGTGGTGGAATTCGCAATCATCGCGCCTTTACTACTGTTCGTGATCTGCATGATCATCGACCTAGGTCTGATGTTCTGGGTCAACCTGACCATGCAATACGCCGTGCACGAAGGCGCGCGCTATGCCGTCACTGGTCAGGACAATCTCGATCCCAACACCGCCAACCAGCAACGCTATCTGGCTGTGATTCAGGACATCGAAAGTTCGTCGATGGGGCTGTACTCGCTGGTCAATCCGACCATCTCGGTCACCGTCAACGGCACGCCTGCCACCTACGGCGCGAACATGTTCGGTGGTCCGGGCGATCTCGTCGTGCTGCAACTGAACTGCAACTGGTCGCTGCTGACGCCGCTGATTGCGCCGTTTTTCAGCAAGGGCGTGTACTCGTTCAGCGTCGCGGCCACCATGCGCAACGAGGGGTTCTGA
- a CDS encoding TadE/TadG family type IV pilus assembly protein, whose protein sequence is MKPSRPIRRFKRLTSRRAMSGIASVEFAVLLPMLLLLAVPTYDLARNIQANMILVNLSREGANLALRASLTFPMETIMNDLAATTPPLDMVDHGMIYITEVMGDNENCNAQGTNCTVRNIVLAQYEWQPNGQQSTYAPTSAVWNCSSGNWGSDGSCSGIGTGLAAPTANALTGQLMAGQIVYVVESFYQMQYVFGSANFGFGVSTSVLNPNLYSMNVF, encoded by the coding sequence ATGAAACCGAGCCGCCCAATCCGTCGCTTCAAACGCCTGACCAGCCGGCGCGCGATGTCCGGCATTGCGTCCGTCGAATTTGCCGTCCTGTTGCCGATGCTTCTGCTGCTGGCGGTGCCTACGTACGATCTGGCGCGCAACATTCAGGCAAACATGATCCTCGTGAATCTCAGCCGCGAAGGCGCCAACCTGGCCTTGCGGGCCTCGCTGACGTTTCCGATGGAAACCATCATGAACGATCTGGCTGCCACCACGCCGCCGCTGGACATGGTCGATCATGGCATGATCTACATTACCGAGGTGATGGGCGACAACGAGAACTGCAACGCGCAGGGCACCAACTGCACGGTCCGCAACATCGTGCTGGCGCAGTACGAATGGCAACCCAATGGCCAGCAGAGCACCTACGCGCCGACCAGCGCCGTGTGGAACTGCAGTTCGGGTAACTGGGGCAGCGACGGCAGTTGCAGCGGGATCGGCACGGGGCTCGCCGCGCCCACTGCGAACGCGCTGACGGGCCAGTTGATGGCCGGCCAGATCGTCTATGTGGTGGAGAGTTTTTACCAGATGCAATACGTGTTCGGCTCGGCCAACTTTGGCTTCGGGGTGTCGACCTCGGTACTCAATCCCAATCTGTACTCGATGAATGTGTTTTGA
- a CDS encoding VWA domain-containing protein, with amino-acid sequence MMKTTGYSGRRSSSRNSKYRQRGAVSIIVAASIVLLIGILGLAVDAGMGYMVKAKLDAATDAAAIAAGEAVTTGSNQATQSANAVTAAQTFFAANYPKGYLGTTVTMNTPSVAFNQGTITIDTAAQATLPVSFMHLFGFNLLNVASSSQTVRKDLDLVLIIDTTGSMATDSAVPPAVRSAAITFLQQFDPLTDRVSLIHFAYGTVVDQPFNGNARGFDMAAMTKSINALNFAGSTNSEEAYWNALNQLNTVITQPSSLRVIVFFSDGAPNSFASIFPTINKTCGLTAGTVITPDKKTPLPPSGLYADNIESQALPSPCYSSNASNVITALPTWYNAHNTSWLNNQTIPVITNTPRVVTSTVNYANVNNAARNIAEGMANVARNEGTYVYAIGRGSELLQPEGANNEIGQNVLKCMANTTDSLSRCYNPKQPVGVYCSALTPSDMTPCFSKLASEILRIAK; translated from the coding sequence ATGATGAAAACAACCGGCTACTCTGGACGCAGATCCAGCAGTCGTAACAGCAAATATAGACAGCGCGGTGCGGTCAGCATCATCGTCGCCGCTTCCATCGTTCTGCTGATCGGCATCCTGGGCCTCGCCGTGGATGCAGGCATGGGCTACATGGTCAAGGCCAAGCTCGACGCCGCCACCGATGCCGCCGCCATTGCCGCCGGCGAGGCCGTCACCACCGGCAGCAATCAGGCGACCCAATCGGCCAATGCCGTCACGGCAGCGCAGACGTTTTTTGCCGCCAACTACCCGAAGGGTTATCTCGGCACGACCGTCACCATGAATACGCCCTCAGTGGCCTTCAACCAGGGCACGATTACGATCGACACGGCCGCGCAAGCCACCTTGCCGGTCAGCTTCATGCACCTGTTCGGCTTCAATCTGCTGAATGTTGCGAGCTCATCCCAGACCGTGAGAAAGGATCTGGACCTCGTGCTGATCATCGACACCACGGGCTCGATGGCGACCGACTCGGCCGTGCCGCCCGCAGTCCGTTCCGCGGCGATCACCTTCCTGCAGCAGTTCGATCCGCTCACCGACCGTGTTTCGCTGATTCACTTCGCCTATGGCACGGTGGTCGACCAGCCGTTCAACGGTAATGCCCGCGGCTTCGATATGGCGGCGATGACCAAGAGCATCAATGCACTCAACTTCGCCGGCAGCACCAATTCGGAAGAGGCCTACTGGAATGCGCTCAATCAGTTGAACACTGTGATCACGCAACCATCGAGTCTGCGCGTTATCGTGTTCTTCTCGGACGGCGCACCGAATAGCTTTGCCTCGATTTTCCCGACCATTAACAAGACTTGCGGTCTGACCGCGGGCACTGTCATCACCCCCGATAAGAAGACGCCGCTACCTCCATCTGGGCTGTACGCAGACAATATCGAAAGCCAGGCTTTGCCGTCCCCCTGCTACAGCAGCAATGCGTCAAATGTGATTACGGCGCTGCCCACCTGGTACAACGCACACAACACGTCATGGTTAAACAACCAGACCATTCCGGTGATCACCAATACGCCGCGCGTCGTGACCAGTACGGTGAACTACGCGAACGTGAACAATGCAGCACGCAATATTGCCGAAGGAATGGCCAATGTCGCCCGCAACGAAGGTACCTATGTCTACGCGATTGGCCGCGGCTCGGAGCTTCTGCAACCCGAAGGTGCGAATAACGAAATCGGCCAGAATGTGTTGAAGTGCATGGCCAACACGACCGACTCTCTGTCGCGTTGTTACAACCCGAAGCAGCCGGTAGGCGTGTACTGCAGCGCGCTGACGCCATCGGATATGACGCCGTGCTTCTCCAAGCTCGCTTCGGAGATACTACGGATTGCGAAATAG
- a CDS encoding YbjQ family protein, with protein MIERHMVSTAFEIPGYRVEQSLGIARGIIVRSRSVVGSIGASLQTIFGGNISLYTALCERARQDAYERMVAQATELGGNGIIGMRYDATEIASGVTEVLCYGTAVYARPAG; from the coding sequence ATGATAGAACGTCACATGGTGTCGACCGCATTCGAGATTCCCGGTTACCGGGTTGAACAGTCACTGGGTATCGCGCGCGGCATCATTGTCCGTTCGCGTTCCGTGGTGGGTTCGATCGGCGCCTCGCTGCAGACAATCTTCGGCGGCAATATCTCGCTCTATACCGCTCTGTGCGAACGCGCACGGCAGGACGCCTATGAGCGCATGGTCGCGCAGGCAACGGAACTCGGTGGCAACGGCATCATCGGGATGCGCTACGACGCGACCGAGATCGCCTCCGGTGTGACGGAAGTTCTCTGCTACGGAACCGCCGTGTACGCAAGGCCGGCCGGCTAG